A part of Spirochaetae bacterium HGW-Spirochaetae-1 genomic DNA contains:
- a CDS encoding acyl-CoA dehydrogenase, which yields MNYDYNEEQWMIAGNFKNFCQKELEPRAHQLDTASKEEVDVLIKENIKKLASIGYLGMLHEEKYGGSNNDLVSHVIASEQVAKACASSFLSAGASCGLFGMPLKLFGSEAQKQKYLPGIIKGDIIGAFGLTEPEAGSDAVSIKTTAVKKGDKWVLNGSKTFITNATICDVALIFAYNDKAAGPGGGVTCFIVDKGTKGFNVGKAFDKMGFRGSPTAEIFLEDCEVPESAVLGEVGKGFIQAMKTLEYGRIGMATVSLGIATACLDYANAYSKERKVFGKFLNRFQEISFKLADMVILIDTARLLIFQAAWAKETEQADAQILASCAKLFASESAVKISNMAVQIFGGYGYIKEFPVERLYRDAKLGDIGEGTSEIQRVLIARDVLSKFAS from the coding sequence ATGAATTACGATTACAATGAAGAACAATGGATGATTGCCGGAAATTTTAAGAATTTCTGTCAGAAAGAACTGGAGCCGCGGGCCCATCAGCTCGATACGGCTTCCAAAGAAGAAGTCGATGTCCTGATCAAGGAAAACATAAAAAAACTGGCCTCCATCGGATACCTGGGGATGCTCCATGAGGAAAAATACGGCGGATCAAACAATGATCTGGTCAGCCATGTGATCGCCAGTGAACAGGTTGCCAAGGCCTGCGCGTCATCTTTTCTGTCGGCCGGCGCCAGCTGCGGACTTTTCGGTATGCCTCTGAAGCTTTTCGGATCCGAGGCACAGAAGCAGAAATATCTTCCCGGGATTATCAAGGGAGATATTATCGGCGCATTCGGCCTCACGGAACCGGAAGCCGGTTCCGACGCCGTCTCTATTAAGACGACGGCTGTTAAAAAAGGAGATAAATGGGTCCTTAACGGATCAAAGACGTTTATCACCAACGCCACCATATGCGATGTGGCCCTTATTTTCGCCTATAATGACAAGGCGGCGGGTCCCGGCGGCGGAGTAACATGCTTTATCGTTGATAAAGGTACAAAAGGATTCAACGTGGGGAAAGCCTTTGATAAAATGGGTTTCCGTGGATCACCCACGGCTGAAATATTTCTTGAGGACTGTGAAGTTCCAGAAAGCGCCGTGCTCGGCGAGGTAGGCAAGGGATTCATCCAGGCTATGAAAACTCTGGAATATGGACGTATCGGTATGGCTACGGTGTCTCTGGGTATTGCTACTGCATGTCTTGACTATGCCAATGCCTATTCCAAGGAGCGCAAGGTTTTTGGAAAATTTCTCAACAGGTTCCAGGAAATAAGCTTCAAACTGGCCGATATGGTCATTCTAATCGATACGGCGAGGCTTCTCATTTTCCAGGCAGCCTGGGCAAAAGAAACCGAACAGGCCGACGCGCAGATTCTGGCCTCGTGTGCAAAACTTTTTGCCAGCGAGAGCGCGGTGAAGATTTCTAATATGGCTGTACAGATATTTGGTGGATATGGATATATAAAAGAGTTCCCCGTCGAGCGGCTCTATCGTGACGCGAAACTGGGGGATATCGGGGAAGGTACCTCGGAAATTCAGCGTGTGCTGATTGCCAGGGACGTTCTCAGCAAATTTGCTTCATAA
- a CDS encoding enoyl-[acyl-carrier-protein] reductase FabK, translated as MLQTRLCHIFNIQYPIILGGMAFAGDYRLAAAVSEAGGLGVIASGNLAIDELAEQITAYRKKTDKPLGVNCFIKDTECREKADLACRMGVSAIFTGIGNPAPVMEFGKKAGIPVIPTVATVRHALAAIEAGSGIIVAEGQEGGGHIGRIGTLPLISQVRKAVGDRVPIIAAGGIGDGSQMIACLVLGATGIMMGTRFLTALECPIHDNVKEALIRSGVDDTTVTGQFTGLPMRCLKNQFTSEYQKKEKAVPSYEMLMFGKGKIREGLMGGDVSNGSLPAGQVIGQLEKIQSAGEIIRSIVAEAEDISRKITENAGFKNW; from the coding sequence ATGCTACAAACACGACTGTGCCACATATTCAATATACAATACCCTATAATCCTGGGCGGGATGGCCTTTGCTGGAGATTACCGTCTTGCCGCCGCTGTCAGCGAAGCCGGAGGGCTCGGCGTTATCGCCTCGGGCAACCTTGCTATTGATGAGCTTGCGGAACAAATAACAGCATACAGAAAAAAAACGGATAAGCCTCTGGGTGTTAACTGTTTTATTAAAGATACGGAGTGCCGGGAAAAGGCGGACCTGGCGTGCCGCATGGGCGTCAGCGCTATTTTTACCGGCATCGGCAATCCCGCTCCGGTAATGGAGTTTGGGAAAAAGGCGGGAATACCGGTTATTCCCACGGTTGCCACGGTTCGGCACGCCCTTGCTGCCATTGAAGCGGGTTCGGGGATCATTGTTGCTGAAGGGCAGGAGGGGGGCGGTCATATCGGCCGAATCGGAACACTGCCCCTTATTTCACAGGTCAGGAAGGCTGTAGGTGACCGGGTCCCCATTATCGCCGCGGGAGGAATCGGCGACGGTTCGCAGATGATTGCATGCCTGGTGCTGGGCGCCACGGGAATCATGATGGGAACACGTTTTCTTACTGCACTGGAATGCCCCATTCATGACAATGTAAAAGAAGCGCTTATTCGCTCCGGTGTAGATGATACTACGGTGACCGGGCAGTTTACGGGTCTTCCCATGCGATGCCTCAAAAATCAATTTACAAGCGAGTATCAGAAGAAGGAAAAGGCAGTTCCCAGCTATGAGATGCTCATGTTCGGCAAGGGAAAGATCCGCGAGGGTCTTATGGGCGGCGACGTGAGCAATGGGTCGCTGCCGGCGGGGCAGGTGATCGGTCAGCTGGAAAAGATACAGAGCGCCGGAGAGATTATCAGGTCGATTGTCGCTGAGGCTGAAGATATCAGTCGTAAAATAACGGAAAATGCCGGGTTCAAAAACTGGTAA
- a CDS encoding cyclase yields MAHLIDLSIAVENDLPSDPPMMIPKIQYVDHSEGAGQMKLFFPGIDPEKDLPDGKGWAMELVSLSTHSGTHLDAPWHYHPTMDGGARALTIDEIPLEWCMGRGVKLDFRHFPDGYLVTARDIEKSFSDMSYELQQGDIVLVNTGADKYWGKPEYLMKGCGMGKEATLWLCSQGVKVVGTDAWSWDRPLPIIAGEYAKTKDNSIIWEGHFAGIEKGYCHIEKLTNLESLPASGFTFFCFPVKIRKASAGWIRAVALVDD; encoded by the coding sequence ATGGCGCATCTCATCGACCTCAGTATTGCCGTTGAAAACGACCTGCCTTCAGACCCTCCCATGATGATCCCCAAAATTCAATATGTGGATCACAGCGAGGGGGCCGGGCAGATGAAACTTTTTTTCCCCGGCATAGACCCGGAGAAGGATCTGCCTGACGGAAAAGGCTGGGCCATGGAGCTTGTCTCGCTCAGCACCCATTCGGGCACGCACCTCGATGCCCCCTGGCACTACCATCCCACCATGGATGGGGGGGCACGGGCGCTGACAATCGACGAAATACCCCTGGAATGGTGCATGGGCAGGGGGGTCAAACTGGATTTCAGGCACTTTCCCGACGGGTACCTTGTCACGGCACGGGATATTGAAAAGTCATTTTCCGACATGAGCTATGAATTACAGCAGGGCGATATCGTACTCGTAAATACCGGGGCGGACAAATACTGGGGCAAGCCGGAATATCTCATGAAGGGATGCGGCATGGGAAAAGAAGCCACACTCTGGCTCTGTTCACAGGGAGTAAAAGTCGTGGGCACCGATGCCTGGAGCTGGGACCGGCCGCTACCCATCATCGCCGGGGAATACGCGAAGACAAAGGACAATTCAATCATCTGGGAAGGTCATTTCGCCGGCATAGAAAAAGGATACTGTCATATAGAAAAGCTGACAAACCTGGAAAGCCTTCCGGCCTCGGGGTTCACCTTTTTCTGTTTTCCCGTCAAGATACGGAAAGCAAGCGCCGGCTGGATACGAGCCGTTGCCCTCGTGGACGATTGA
- a CDS encoding acyl-CoA dehydrogenase: MAINPIIDSRDVRFVLFEMLETDKLKDRYPQYAEHDRDVYEEILELAERIAVEKNYPASAEADKIGCSYDPATKSVKIPQCYKEPISAFYEAGFLALGESEEIGGMGMPQNITQACNEMFMAGSMPMMMYPGLGHGSMMLIHNFGTEEQKKIYTGKMLEGKWGGTMCLTEPEAGSDVGALKTKAVKQADGSYLVTGQKIFITAGDNDYYENIIHPVLARIEGDPVGTKGISIFLVPKYHVKADGSLGDKNDVVCAGIEHKMGIKGSATCTMSFGENGKCVGYLLGEERQGMKIMFQMMNEARLGVGVQALALSSSAYMHSITFARNRVQSVHVTQMMNPEAKPVPIIQHPDVKRMLMWMKSHVEGMRMLCYLMADCLTVEHVDKGDTGKEARALAEFVLPICKAGNTDTSVLVTSEAVQVYGGSGYCSDYPVEQLMRDSKITAIYEGTNGIQSLDLMMRKLLMNKEQYNYSIFVKNVKGVIEKARGIVDDKYITSVERGLAKVDEIVNKKKELMAGMKIMQILMNAKPFLDMMFVMTLGWLHLWSLTVAQPKMAQLIGDKKGEELDKLLMDNQEAAYYRGRVLSSQYYIGALFPELFGKAEAILNLESAVVKANEYIFTGAPAE; the protein is encoded by the coding sequence ATGGCCATAAATCCCATTATTGATTCACGAGATGTGAGGTTTGTTCTTTTTGAAATGCTTGAAACAGACAAACTCAAAGACAGATACCCGCAGTATGCTGAGCATGACCGGGACGTATATGAAGAAATACTCGAGTTGGCGGAGAGGATAGCCGTAGAGAAAAATTATCCCGCCAGTGCAGAAGCCGACAAGATCGGCTGCTCCTATGACCCGGCTACCAAATCGGTGAAGATTCCCCAGTGCTACAAGGAGCCCATCAGCGCTTTTTACGAAGCGGGATTTCTCGCCCTGGGAGAATCGGAAGAGATTGGCGGCATGGGAATGCCTCAGAACATCACACAGGCCTGCAACGAAATGTTCATGGCCGGCAGCATGCCCATGATGATGTATCCGGGTCTGGGACATGGTTCCATGATGCTCATACACAACTTCGGCACAGAAGAACAGAAGAAAATATATACCGGGAAAATGCTTGAGGGAAAATGGGGAGGCACGATGTGTCTGACCGAGCCCGAAGCCGGTTCCGATGTTGGTGCCCTTAAGACAAAGGCCGTTAAACAGGCCGACGGATCATATCTTGTCACGGGACAGAAGATATTCATCACCGCCGGAGACAATGATTACTATGAAAATATAATTCATCCCGTTCTTGCCAGAATAGAAGGGGACCCTGTGGGAACCAAGGGAATATCCATATTCCTGGTTCCGAAATATCATGTTAAAGCCGACGGCTCTCTGGGCGATAAAAATGATGTTGTCTGTGCCGGTATCGAACATAAAATGGGCATAAAAGGGTCTGCGACCTGTACCATGAGTTTCGGTGAAAACGGCAAGTGTGTCGGTTATCTTCTCGGTGAGGAACGTCAGGGAATGAAGATCATGTTTCAGATGATGAACGAGGCCCGCCTGGGTGTGGGCGTACAGGCCCTGGCTCTTTCTTCATCGGCTTACATGCATTCGATTACCTTCGCCAGAAACCGTGTGCAGAGCGTGCACGTGACACAGATGATGAATCCCGAGGCGAAGCCGGTGCCCATCATACAGCACCCCGACGTCAAGCGCATGCTGATGTGGATGAAGTCCCATGTGGAAGGCATGCGGATGCTCTGCTACCTTATGGCTGACTGTCTCACGGTCGAGCATGTGGATAAGGGTGATACAGGCAAGGAAGCACGCGCGCTTGCCGAGTTCGTACTTCCTATCTGCAAGGCGGGGAACACCGATACATCGGTGCTGGTTACTTCCGAAGCGGTACAGGTCTACGGCGGTTCGGGATACTGCTCAGATTATCCCGTGGAGCAGCTCATGAGGGATTCCAAGATCACAGCTATATACGAGGGAACTAACGGTATCCAGTCTCTCGACCTCATGATGAGAAAACTTCTCATGAACAAAGAGCAGTACAATTATTCCATTTTTGTGAAAAATGTGAAGGGAGTCATTGAAAAAGCCCGCGGTATCGTTGATGATAAATACATCACCTCGGTGGAGCGCGGACTGGCTAAAGTTGATGAAATAGTAAATAAGAAGAAGGAACTCATGGCCGGCATGAAGATAATGCAGATTCTCATGAATGCCAAGCCATTTCTGGATATGATGTTCGTTATGACCCTGGGGTGGCTCCATCTCTGGTCGCTTACCGTGGCCCAGCCGAAAATGGCGCAGCTTATCGGTGATAAGAAGGGAGAGGAACTGGACAAACTGCTCATGGACAACCAGGAAGCCGCCTACTACCGTGGACGTGTTCTTTCCTCACAGTATTACATCGGCGCACTGTTTCCGGAGCTTTTTGGTAAAGCCGAAGCCATTCTCAATCTGGAATCGGCTGTTGTCAAAGCAAATGAATACATTTTCACGGGTGCTCCGGCAGAGTAA
- a CDS encoding dephospho-CoA kinase, whose translation MNQETIAFIRKCPALTGSIATGKSTVARVFMNRGGHVIDTDIIAREVVEPGQPGLEELRQAFGETIINSDGTLNREALRAIMISDGSKRRLLDSILHPHINNRVLQRIEYHRNNDDGKPVIIDVPLLFEAGWDKLFGKVIVVHVSREAQIERLMKRDRVDRVTAEATIATQMSVDVKKEKAGIIIDNSGTLKETEILAEKVFDMLCSEW comes from the coding sequence ATGAACCAGGAAACTATTGCTTTTATACGAAAGTGCCCGGCATTAACGGGAAGCATCGCCACGGGAAAATCAACAGTGGCGCGTGTTTTCATGAACCGGGGAGGGCATGTGATCGATACGGATATCATCGCCAGGGAGGTTGTGGAGCCGGGGCAGCCGGGACTGGAAGAGCTTCGGCAGGCCTTCGGTGAAACGATAATCAATAGCGACGGCACGCTGAACCGGGAGGCTCTTCGTGCAATAATGATCAGTGACGGGTCAAAGCGCAGGCTCCTGGACAGTATCCTCCATCCTCATATCAACAACAGGGTTTTGCAGCGTATTGAATATCACCGGAACAACGATGACGGCAAGCCCGTCATTATTGATGTCCCGCTTCTTTTCGAAGCGGGGTGGGACAAGCTCTTCGGAAAGGTCATAGTCGTGCACGTATCACGGGAAGCCCAGATTGAGCGGCTCATGAAAAGGGACAGGGTCGACCGGGTCACGGCTGAGGCTACCATTGCCACGCAGATGAGCGTTGATGTAAAGAAGGAAAAGGCCGGTATTATCATTGATAATTCAGGAACATTGAAAGAAACGGAAATCCTGGCGGAAAAAGTGTTTGATATGCTGTGCAGTGAGTGGTAA